The Desmonostoc muscorum LEGE 12446 genome includes a region encoding these proteins:
- a CDS encoding NAD(P)-dependent oxidoreductase — MQIQTVGILSPGDMGQAIAAVLNQHGLKTIAALDNRSERTRQLAAVANIKDVGSLKQLVIESDVVLSVLVPAAATEAAEEVAQAIGSVGKSILYVDANAIAPQKVRNIAQIIESKGGQFVDASIIGPPPRVPNRTRIYASGKQAIELQQLRDYGLDVRVIGDEIGQASGLKMCYAALTKGLTAIGTELLIAAHRLDLDQELWDEVSSSQPELAKILTRSLPSMTPKAHRWVGEMEEIAETFQALDLTERIFQGAADVYRLVKETSLGRETPEESDRDRPLPDIITTLSQEALKLNS; from the coding sequence ATGCAAATTCAAACTGTTGGTATTTTAAGTCCGGGCGACATGGGGCAGGCCATCGCCGCTGTACTCAATCAACATGGATTGAAAACCATTGCTGCCTTAGATAATCGAAGCGAGCGCACTCGACAATTAGCCGCCGTAGCCAACATCAAGGATGTCGGTTCACTCAAACAACTAGTGATCGAATCCGATGTGGTGCTGTCAGTGCTAGTTCCCGCGGCCGCCACAGAGGCAGCAGAAGAAGTAGCTCAAGCAATAGGCAGCGTTGGCAAAAGCATTTTATATGTTGATGCCAACGCGATCGCACCCCAGAAAGTGAGAAATATTGCCCAAATAATTGAATCAAAGGGCGGACAATTTGTTGATGCATCAATCATTGGCCCGCCTCCACGAGTTCCCAATCGCACCCGCATCTATGCATCCGGAAAACAGGCAATTGAACTCCAACAATTGCGAGATTATGGATTAGATGTACGCGTAATTGGCGATGAAATTGGTCAAGCTTCTGGGTTAAAAATGTGCTATGCAGCACTGACAAAAGGATTAACAGCGATCGGTACAGAATTGCTGATTGCAGCCCACCGCTTAGATTTAGACCAAGAACTGTGGGATGAAGTGTCCAGTAGCCAACCAGAACTAGCAAAAATACTTACTCGTTCCCTACCATCCATGACACCAAAAGCACATCGATGGGTGGGAGAAATGGAAGAGATTGCAGAGACATTTCAAGCGTTGGATTTGACTGAGCGGATTTTTCAAGGTGCAGCCGATGTTTATCGGTTGGTAAAAGAAACATCCTTGGGTAGGGAAACACCAGAAGAAAGCGATCGCGATCGTCCACTACCAGACATAATTACTACCCTTTCCCAAGAAGCTTTAAAACTTAACAGTTAA
- a CDS encoding AAA family ATPase, translating to MQMLDINTASPPLSVVRIEVERLFGKYTYSLAKKDNNPHIDSSLIILYGDNGSGKTTILKLLFHLLSTGNHRGHRTFLAKTPFAKFSVFLADRTSIIASRVNGTLIGSFRLQLSQENNIIFTEDIQAESDNRIQAIQDYLPGYEFYQNISQLQLSLFLLGDNRVLNSDIFETEDIQDERQLRRMILSNIGNPLDDKYSINRKHALKTSIHRTEEWIRDQALKGANQGEANVHNIYEEIITRILQTSGSLVEEELSQSTEMLISELKAHEDRSKDFSRFGLMPPLETQKIVNILKSNTKTDSSIISRVLKPYLDSVTGRFDALQDTQSLLTIFETTINKLFFRDKYIRLHVRDGLKIFTEEGKELSPETLSSGEKQLLLLFCNTLTARDKATIFIIDEPEISLNIKWQRQLIRALLELTKGSQVQFILATHSIELLSQYNNNVVKLVKLEK from the coding sequence ATGCAGATGCTCGATATAAACACAGCTAGTCCTCCCCTATCTGTAGTTCGCATTGAAGTAGAACGGCTCTTTGGTAAGTATACATATAGTTTGGCAAAAAAAGATAATAATCCTCACATAGATTCTTCACTAATTATCCTTTATGGGGACAATGGTTCTGGTAAGACTACTATCCTTAAACTTTTATTTCACCTGCTATCAACAGGTAACCATCGCGGTCATCGAACTTTTTTAGCTAAAACCCCTTTTGCCAAGTTTTCAGTCTTTCTTGCTGATAGAACAAGTATTATTGCCAGCCGAGTAAATGGGACTTTAATTGGCTCATTTCGACTTCAGCTTTCACAAGAGAATAATATTATTTTTACTGAAGATATTCAGGCTGAGTCTGATAATAGGATTCAAGCAATACAAGATTATCTCCCAGGATATGAATTTTATCAGAATATTTCCCAACTTCAATTAAGTTTATTTTTATTAGGCGATAATAGAGTTTTAAATAGTGATATTTTTGAAACTGAAGATATACAAGATGAAAGGCAATTAAGGCGAATGATATTATCAAATATTGGTAATCCGCTTGATGATAAATATAGTATAAATAGAAAACATGCTCTTAAAACGTCTATTCATAGAACTGAAGAATGGATTCGCGATCAAGCCTTAAAAGGAGCTAATCAAGGAGAAGCAAATGTTCATAATATATACGAAGAAATTATTACAAGGATTCTTCAGACTTCAGGAAGTTTAGTTGAAGAAGAATTATCACAATCAACTGAAATGCTAATCAGTGAGCTAAAAGCCCATGAAGATCGTAGTAAAGATTTTTCTCGGTTTGGGTTAATGCCACCATTAGAGACTCAAAAAATTGTTAACATACTAAAATCTAATACTAAAACTGATTCTTCAATTATATCAAGAGTGTTGAAACCTTATTTAGATAGTGTAACAGGACGTTTTGATGCTCTCCAGGATACACAAAGTTTATTGACTATTTTTGAAACGACAATCAATAAATTATTTTTTCGTGATAAATATATAAGGTTGCATGTCAGAGACGGACTAAAAATATTTACTGAGGAAGGAAAAGAATTATCTCCAGAAACTCTTTCTTCGGGAGAAAAGCAACTCTTACTACTTTTTTGTAATACTCTCACCGCGAGAGATAAAGCAACAATCTTTATTATTGATGAGCCAGAAATATCACTAAATATCAAATGGCAGCGTCAACTTATTCGTGCATTGCTTGAACTGACAAAAGGAAGCCAAGTTCAATTTATATTAGCTACTCATTCAATTGAATTACTTTCTCAGTACAACAACAATGTCGTTAAGCTTGTGAAGTTGGAGAAATAA
- a CDS encoding GNAT family N-acetyltransferase: MKATIRLADENDASKILEIYAPIVQETTISFELEPPSKTEFQNRIKSYQQQMPWLVCEINGELAGYAYASPFCIGQGQKVQF, from the coding sequence GTGAAGGCGACAATCAGACTAGCTGATGAAAACGATGCATCAAAAATCCTGGAAATTTATGCACCGATTGTCCAGGAAACTACAATTTCCTTTGAATTAGAACCACCCAGCAAAACGGAGTTTCAAAACCGGATTAAGAGCTATCAACAGCAAATGCCTTGGCTAGTTTGCGAAATTAATGGTGAACTTGCAGGCTACGCTTATGCTAGCCCTTTTTGTATAGGTCAAGGTCAAAAAGTACAGTTTTAA